The window GTTTTAATGGTTATGCAGAACGCTCATCGATAAAAAACACACAAAAGGTTTTTGAAGGGTATTTTAACTACGATAAAAATTTTGGCGATCATGGCCTGAAGTTATTGGCTGGTTATTCCTGGCAGGAAAACCGTAATGGCGATGGATTTCAAACTTCAGGACAGAATTTCGTTTCCGACGATCTGCTTTGGAACAACATTGGCTTAAGTAATGGTAACGGCTCAACTGTTGTAAATTATGGTAGCATTTACATTTCTACTTTGCGCTTAATCTCCTTTTATGGAAGGGCCATTTACGATTATAAAGGAAAGTACCTGCTACAGGCCACCATTCGTAAAGATGGATCTTCGGCATTCGGTATAAACAATAGATGGGGAATGTTCCCGTCTGTATCGGCAGGTTGGAATATCGATCGCGAAACGTTCATGGAGAATGTATCTTTTGTTGATAACCTTAAACTACGTGCAGGTTATGGTGTTTCCGGAAACTCTGTAGGTTTTGATGCTTACACTGCAAGATTGGTTTATGGAGCACAAAGCGGATCTTACTTTTATTCAAATGGAAAATGGTTAACCGCAATCGGACCAACTCAAAATGATAATCCAAACCTAAAATGGGAGCGCACCGCCACTTTAAATATCGGTTTAGATTTTAGTCTCTTTAAAAATAAAGTATCGGGTTCAATAGATGTTTATAACAAAAAAACAACTGATCTAATTGCACCATATTCGGTATCTACTACGCAGTATCCATTTAATGTGTTAACTGCAAATGTGGGCGCCATGACCAACAAGGGGATCGAGTTTACATTGAACACCACCCCGGTAAAAACAAAAAACTTTAGCTGGAATACAGCCATTAACCTGTCGCACAACAAGAACGAGATTACTTCGATCTCTAATGATTTATTTCAGGCGAACGAGTTTTACACCGCCAACGTAGGTGGTAGAGGACAGTCGGGTGCATTGGGCTATCAGATTATTAGAGAGGGATTACCGCTGGGCTCGTTTTACACTTTGAGGTATGCAGGCAAAGATGCCAACGGAAAATCGATGTTTTATGATAAAGCCGGAAATGCCTCTACAGCAAACACAGGTTTTGAAAATTTTGAGGTTACAGGATCGGCACAGCCAAAACTGTTGTATGGATGGAACAATACTTTCAGGTATAAACAGTTTGATTTCAATTTCTTTATCCGCGGCGTTTATGGCAACAAAATACTAAATGCGACGCTAGCCGATATGACTGCACCGATTTATGCCTTTCAAACCAATATAGCGAAAGAAGCTTTAACCGAATCTATTAATGATGACAAGGCACAGTTTGTATCAGACCGTTATCTGGAAAGTGGTTCTTACCTGCGTTTAGATAATGCTACCCTTGGCTATACCTTTAAACTGACAGGTACCAAAAGCCTGCGTTTATATGCATCGGGTAATAACCTTTTCATTATTACCAAATATAAGGGGGTAGACCCAGAGATTAGTATGGCTGGTCAAACTCCAGGTATCGATTACCGAAATTTCTATCCAAAAACACGCTCTGCAATTTTTGGGCTAAACTTTAACCTATAAATTAATTCAAAAACGGATCATGAAAAAATATATAAAAGTAGCAGCCTTAGTGGCCTTAACCCTTGGTGGCTGCACTAAACTGGATGTGAATGTAGAATCGCAGCTTACCAGCGAAAACTTTCCGGTAACGCCAGATGCTTTCGTAGCGGCTACTGGTACGGTATATCAGAAATTTAATGCAGGCTTCGGTGTAGATATCTGGAGGATGTACGAATTAACCAGCGAGGAGGCCATTATTACCGCACGTAATGGAGGTTATTACGATCAGGGCAGGTACCAACTTTGCATAAACACAACTGGTTACCCGATCACCCTATCATTCAAGGGGCCTGGCAATGGGCTATGCAGGTATTAGCGATTGTAACAGGGTGCTTAACCTGTTGGAAAAGTCGGTAAACAGCCCAACCAAAACCCAATTCTTAAATGAGATCCGTACCATGCGTGCCTTGTATTATTTCTATGTGATGGATATGTTTGGTAATGTTCCAATTACCAGCTTTGGCACCTCAGAAAGTCCAAAACAAGCTAGCAGGGCAGAAGTGTTTAGCTATATTGAAAAAGAACTTTTAGCCGTTTCGGAAGGTTTATCGGCGCCTACAACGGTAACTGCAGAATATTACGGGCGCCCAACCAAATGGATGGCTTACGCTCTATTGCAGAAACTTTATATCAATGCCGAGCAATATATAGGTAAACCTATGTATGCCGAATCTATAACCTATGGCGATAAAATTATCAATGGTACAGCAATGGCCTTAGTGGGTGATTACAATACACTTTTTTCTCCAACCAATGGTGCCAATACCGAAACTATTTTTGCTGCCATTTACGATTCGAACTATTCTGCCGGAAATGCAATTACCCGTTACACTTTACACGCTACTTTGAGGGCAAAATATAATCTTCCATTCAGTCCGAGTAATGCACAATGTACTTTAAAAGAGTTTTATGATACTTTTAACTTACCCGGAGATATCCGCAATGCAACATGGCTGGCCGGCAAACAATTTCTTGCCGATGGTACTACACCAATTCTTAACGGTTCTACCCAATTGAACTTTACACCCGAAATTGTACTTACCAATACCGAAACAATGGATGTTGGTGCAGAGGTAAACGGGATTTCGAGGGGTGTGCGTTCCATTAAATTTTATCCTGATCCAAATACGAACAGCAGTACGCGTTTTCAAAACAACGATATGCCCATATTTAGGCTCGCCGATGTTTACCTTTTAAAAGCAGAGGCCCTGTTAAGAACAAGCGGTTCTACAACTGAGGCGCTTAAACTGGTAAATAAAGTGCGTGTACGTGCTAAAGCAGCTGAGGTTACCGCCATTACGCTGGATGGTATTTTGGAAGAAAGGGGACGTGAGCTGGCCTGGGAAGGGTGGAGACGTAATGATTTGATTCGCTTTGGGAAATACCAGGGTAAATGGGGCTTTAAAGCAGGCAATGAAGGTGCTTATCGCGATATTTTTCCTATACCCGCTACCGAAATTGTATTGAACAAGAACCTTAAACAAAACGCTGGTTACTAAAAATGAAAAGAAGAGATTTTGTAAAAGGGACTGCGCTGAGTGCAATTGGCGCAAGTGTACTTTCACCACTACAATCGCTTGCCGAAATGCAACAAACCCATTTGGAAAGTGATGATGTTGCACCTAGAAATGAGCTTAAAGATGATTATCCTCTTCATTTTATGGCGGTTGGAGATTGGGGTAGAAACGGTGCCGATCATCAAAAGCATGTGGCAGTACAGATGGGGAAATGGGCTACAGAAAATCCTAATGATTTTATTATCTCGCTTGGGGATAATTTTTATCCGAAGGGTGTAACAAGCGAACACGACCCACTTTGGCATTATTCTTTCGAAAATATATACACTGATTTTGCTTTGCAATGGGATTGGTATCCTATTTTGGGAAACCACGATTATATCTCAGATCCCGATGCACAGGTGAGGTATAGTAAAATTAGCAGACGGTGGAAAATGCCTGCGCGTTATTATTCAAAAGAAGTACCAATTAAAGGCGGAGGAAAAGTTTTGATGGTTTATATTGATACCTGCCCACTTATTCCGGAGTTCCATGAAAGTGAACAATACAAGCCCTGGGTTCAGGATCAACAGCCTGAAAAGCAACTTGCCTGGCTGGATGAAACTTTGAAGAATGCCGGCCCGGATGTGAAATGGAAAATGGTTATGGGGCATCACCCCATATATACAGTTGGCCCAAGAATTAAAAATTATGATACCCTGGCAGTAAGAAAAGTGCTTGCCGGTATTTTCGAACGCAATGAGGTAGATGTTTACCTATCGGGTCATGATCACTCTTTACAGCATCTAACAACTGGTGGTTACACCCATCAGTTTATTTCTGGCGCTGGATCTGAAGTCACCCCTGTAAGTTCGGGAATACATTACAGTAAATTTGAAGCCTCAACTTATGGTTTTATGTACTTTTCAATTGATCAGAACCGATTGAATGCAAAGATCATCGATCACACAGGCAAAAATATTTATGAAACAACATTACGGAAAACTTAATATTTAAGCATTGTAAAGGCCTTGGATGAAAATTCAGGGCCTTTGGTAATTCTTTTTTTTAGTGATTTTTTCAAAATTTCCAGGCCAAATAGAAAGGGATTAATCTTGTTTTTATGAAATCAATGCTTTCCTCGTTTTAACACTCAAAGTTTTCCTTGATAATTTTCGAGCCTAAAGATTAAAATATACTTACAAATAGCTCCGTTTCGGTAAATTGGAACAGCTATCGGTGGGTAGCAGTGTGCATAACCCTTTTTAATTTTTTCCAGTACAGCTTCATCAAAGAGATTGGATGGGAGGATATAGGCAGCATCTTCTCCATAACGGGGTTTGTGTTTATCCTGATTGGAAAAAACATATTGGTGTAGATCGCGCGTGTCCCCCATACCATAGGTTTCAAGCGCAGTCCCATGACATACATAGAAATCAAGGTGCGCTGCGGGGAACCATTTAGTAATGATAATGGTTTTTATCCTTTTCTTACCCGCCTGATTCTCATTTTGATAAACAGAATCGATGATTTTACCGGTTTCCTTCCAACCATAAAGATCCAGCGTGGGGTCGCCTTTTCCAAAACTTAGGTTATCCTTGTTTGCAGAAAAGATTCCCGGATAGTAATTGATCACTAGCAGCCCCGTGGTTATTACAATAAAGAAACAGCCGGCTGATATCCCGATCCAAAGGCGTATTCGTGCCTTAGACCATTGCTCTAGTTTTAGTGCTGCAAGTGGGATAAGACTGGCGTAAGCAGGGCCAGACCAGTGTGGCAGGGTATCTCTGAAAAGTGAAAGCACTATTAGCGTTAGCATGAGTGGTATTGCGCAAAATAGCAGTATCTGTTTCTCCTGTTGCTGAAGGCGATTCTGATTATAACCCGGACTTAAGACTGCAACCCAAACCAGGGCGAAGTTGATGGGATTGTTGTAAAAAATCTCTCCGCTAATCTCCCTTAAAAAGGATAAAACATTAATCCCGGTATGAAAGATATTTACCCTTTCGCTGTGATAGCTATAGGTGATAAACCCATGATGAAAGTTCCAGAGTAGTACGGGAAGGAAAAAGATACAGGCGATGGAAACGGCGATATAAATGCCAATGTAGCCGATTAACCTCGGGTGTTTAAATAGGATTAATAAAGCCATTGCCAGTAAAAGGAACACACTGTGTACCTTACAAAGCAGCGCTAAACCTACCATCATACCGAACCAGCACCAATCTCGAAGGTTTTTTTCTCCTGCAGCAATACTTCTGTTGATTTTTAGTAAGAGGTACACGGCCCATAACCAGAATACCATTTGAGGACTATCGGGAAGGATAAAGGTGCCTGCAATAATGCTGCAGTAAAACGAGCTAGAATATAACAGCGTTGCATACCAGCCTACGCGCTGGTTGTTGAGGAGTGTGCCTATACGGAAGATAATGAGTGTACAGATTGATGAGGAAATAATTGCACCCAGTCTAACTGTTAGTTCATAATGCTGACTGAGGTTTAGCGTTGAAGCCCTGATAAGCCAGGCTACAAGGGGAGGATGATCAAAATAATTCCATTGCAATTTTAGCGCATAGGTCCAATAGTAAACTTCATCATTACCCAGGTTGATTGATGTGGCCACTGCGATTTTTATGATGGCCATAAAAATAAGGAGCAGCCAAACCTTTAACGGGAATTTTGCCAGCTTCATTGCAGCCTGGGTTCAGCTGTTCTTAACCTCTTTAGTCGCCTGATGGCTTTGGCCGGCCGGAAAAGCTTTTGTATATAAACCTGGTTGTAGGCCAATAGTGCGCCAAACAAGCCTATCATGGCTCCACAGAGCACATCGAGCAGGAAGTGTTGCGCCAGGTAAATACGCGAATAACCAATTGCTGTGGCCAGCAGAAGGCAGGGGACAGAAATCTTACTTTTTTTATGCACGAGCACCAGCACGGTAGCCATTGCAAAGGCCGAAGTAGTATGGCCTGATGGAAAGGAGTGGTGATCGTGAAGGTTGATACCCGTTACGAAATTTGTATAATCCAGTTTCAATTGTTCCAGGTACAATCTGGGCCTGGGTTGGTCGAATATTTTTTTGAGAATTTGTGCCAACAGGCTCGAATAGGCGTAGGCCAGCAGTAATGTTATTGCTTTTTTACGCTTTTTAGTAATCAGGAGTACAATACCCAGCAAAATGCTCAATAATCCATCTCCAAAATTGGTTAACAAGCTAAAAAATAGGTCTAAAAAAGGACTGTGATAGCTGTTTAGGGCAAAAAAGCATTCGGCTTTTGTTAAGCTGCAGCAAATTATGGCAGCCAATAATAAGATTAGGGCGAGGCCGGTAAAATATAAAGGGAGCCGCTTAATCCGCTTGATCATCTGTTGAAAGGTTTTAGGCAAAATTACCTTGCGTAGTTAATCATAAAGTTAAGAAACCGTCATATTATTGTCATCGGAATGATTAGTGGATTCGATGTTTTTGCGGCATATTTATCCCGGCTTTGTTAATTAGTATAACAAAAGCTCCCATAAAGTATCTAACTTTTTGGGAGCACTGCATAACCAAAGGATGACTTTTTAATAAAAATAATACTAATGTTTGGTTAATATTAATGCGGTGCTAAAGGTGTAGCAAGGATCTTTCCGGCTTCTGTATCTTCGTATTTATCAATTTGTTTTTTTAATTGAACCATCAAATCAGCACTAATTTTTTCATATCCTTTCTTTCCGAAAATATTAGTGTTCTCGCCCGGATCTGATTGCAGATCGTACAGTTCCCAGTTGTTTACCCGTGTATAGAAACGGATAAGTTTATAGCGTTTGGTTTTGATACCAAAGTGAGGCGATACCGAATGTTCGCCATTTTCGTAATAGTGATAATAAATGGCATCGCGTCCTTTTGCTTTTTTTCCATTGAGCAATGGTAAAAAAGATTCGCCCTGAATATCTTTAGGAATGGTAACCCCTGCAGCTTCGAGTACGGTTGGGGCAATGTCCATATTCAATACATAATTGTTTGATTTGGTGCCAGGTTTAACCACGCCGGGGTAGCGCATAACCATAGGCGTTCTAAACGATTCTTCATAAATCCAGCGTTTATCAAACCAGCCATGTTCGCCGAGGTAGAAACCTTGATCTGAGAGGTAAATTACAATGGTGTTCTTAGTAAGGTTATGCTTATCGAGGTAATCAAGCGCGCGGCCAATGTTTCTGTCGAGGGAGGCTGCAGTGCTCAGGTAATCGCGCATGTAATGCTGGTACTTCCACTCGGTTAAGGCTTTGCCTGATAAGTTTCGGGATTGTAAATCGGCATCGATAGGTTTGTAGTAAGCATCAAATTTAGCCCTTTGATTGGCATTCATCCGGTCAACCGAGGGCTCTCGACCGTTTTTACTGTACGATAACATTTTCAGGTCGTAACTCATTTGCATGGTTTTACTGATGCTCATGTCTTGTATTTTGGCTGCTTCGCGATTGGTGTAGTCATCGTAAAAGTTGGCCGGCAAAGGGAAATCAACCTTATCGTACATGCCCATGTCACATGTATCGGGTATCCAGGTACGATGTGTAGCTTTATGGCCCACTACCAAACAAAAGGGTTTGCTTTGATCTCTGCCATCTAAATATTTTTCTACCTGATCTTCAATCACATTGCTGGCATAACCTTCTATATGTTCTGTTTTTCCATCCATGCCAATAAAATCAGGATTGTAATATTGTCCTTGTCCGGGTAAAATTTTATAGTAATCAAAGCCTTGTGGCGTACTTTCGAGGTGCCATTTTCCAATCCACCCGGTTTGATAACCTGCTTGTCGAAGGTCCTTTACAAATTCATTCTGACTTCCATCAAATTTGTAGTTTACATTATCCCTGAAACCATTTTTATGACTGTATTTTCCGGTTAATATCACCGCCCTGCTGGGGCCACAAATAGAATTGGTTACATAAGCTTTATTAAAAATTGCACCTTCTTTGGCTATTCTGTCAATATTGGGCGTTTTGGCTATTTTGGCTCCATATGCACCTATGGCCTGGTAGGCATGATCATCGGATATAATAATTAGAATATTTGGCTTTTGCTGGGCTACACTAATATTTAGCTGCAAAACCATAAAGCATAATATATAAAATATGCGGGTAAGTTTTTTCATTTTTGGTTAGTATGGATTTTGGTTTGATGGCTAAAGTTAATACTTGTTTAAAGGGATTCAAACCGGCTATCTAAATTAATACACGATTAAACTGGCAGAATAGCTTAGTTGGGAATGGTTATTTTAGAGTTAATATCTTTCATGTGCTTAAACAAACGTTTGTGCAGGTTTTGTTTATCGGGGTAAATAAATTACTTCATATTTTAGAAGAAACATAGCCTATAATTATTTCACGTAATAACAAAACCCAATATATTCAACAAACCAATTTATGCGTAAAATTTTATTCCTGTTCCTTTGTAGCTACGTAGTTTCGGTTCAGGCACAATCGTTAAAACCTGACAGCATTTTTGCCCAGATGAAAAATGTAGCCGACTGGCAATGGAAGACTTTGGAAACAAATGGCTGGAAAAACCCAAAAAAAGACTGGACTTCGGGAGCCATGTACACCGGTATGATGGCATTTGCAAAGTTAGCTAATACGGATACCTATTACCAGAAACTGATTCAAGTTGGCGAAGATAATAAATGGAAAATCGGCCACTACCGCCATTTTGCCGATGATTACTGCGTTGGCCAGCTCTATTCAGAACTCTATAGCATTTACAAGCGACCAGAATATATTGCCGATTTTAAAAGTCTGGCCGACTCGGTGGTTATTTTACCGCACACCGAATCGTTGGAATGGAAAAAGAGCATTCAATTAAGGGAATGGGCCTGGTGCGATGCCTTATTTATGGGACCTCCGGCACTAGCTTATTTAACTCAGGCTACTGGCGACGCGAAATACCTGGATAAAGCATCCGAATTGTGGTGGAAATCAACCGCTTATTTATATGATAAGGATGAGCGTTTGTTCTATCGCGATAGCCGCTATTTCGATAAAAAAGAAAAGAATGGAGCGAAAGTGTTCTGGGGGCGGGGAAACGGTTGGGTAATTGCCGGATTGGTGAGGTTACTCTCTACCATGCCGCAAAGTCACCGGGATTATAAGCGTTTTGTAAAGTTGTATAAAGCAATGTCGGGCCGATTGGCAAAACTGCAACAAGCCGATGGCACCTGGCACGCCAGCTTATTAGACCCAGAGAGCTACCCGAGTAAAGAAACCAGCGGAACAGGTTTTATTACCTACGCTATGGCCTGGGGGGTAAATAATAAACTGTTGCCTTACAGAAAATATAAAACCACACTGGATAAAGCCTGGGCGGCATTAAGTACTTCGGTACACCCTGATGGAAAGCTGGGTTATGTACAGGCGCAGGGGCAGCCCCTGATAAAGTGGGGTATGATGATACCGATGTGTACGGTGTAGGCGCTTTTCTGTTGGCAGGAACAGAGTTTTTTAAACTGAACCTAAACCAGGGAAGCAAAGTTTTGATTAAATAAGTGTTAACACCAAAGAGAAGTTAACCATTTTAGAACTTGTTATTACAGCCCCTTATACACAATTTTTCATCATCAAATAGTTAAATGTGGTTAGATTTTTTAATCGCTACTTGTAACATCATTAAGCCAGGATAAGAATAGCGCAAGCTTATCCTGGCTATTTTTTTTTGCTCCAATTCTAAATATTTGCTACAGTAATTTTTTTGCGGTACATTAGCTCCCGTATTTATGGTAAATATTCTAAAAAATATCATCAATAGACCTTCTTAATCAGGACCTCCCCTGAAAGACTGCCGTATGTGCAGTTTATTTTAATTATTTTTATTTCAACGTGCTGCCGGTAGTTTTCGAGCTATCGTTTAGTTTC is drawn from Pedobacter sp. HDW13 and contains these coding sequences:
- a CDS encoding SusC/RagA family TonB-linked outer membrane protein — its product is MLKTILCSGIIGWASQSFAQEQPVKGMVLDISGQGIPGVTIKAEHEKTLKSMVTTSSGSGLFGFTKLAQGGPYRFIFSAVGYKTDTLSGYTVAAGQQIALSIKLKEVTNDLQEVVIGYGRSKRNQITGAVTSVKPEEFNRGVVSSPGQLLQGKVAGLNITRSGNPTDKPAVILRGPSSFREGAQEPFYVIDGVPGASIDLVAPDDIMSMEVLKDASSTAIYGSRAANGVIMVNTKNAGKGLGKLSYSAYAATETISNSIKMASGDELRTYLKDNGKVLDKISDDGSSTDWLKEVTRTGISHNHNLNFNGGGENSSYGASLNYFDNQGIIKTSGMERFIARANMEQRLLNNRLKLNLNLTNSNTTNDRIASQVYNNMFTYLPTVGVRKADGSFYEDPSRTTGTGGYYNPVALLENNTFQGKTNLYLVNGAVKANILDGLDFNAMVSMQSEQINENLYNNRSSMLKQGFNGYAERSSIKNTQKVFEGYFNYDKNFGDHGLKLLAGYSWQENRNGDGFQTSGQNFVSDDLLWNNIGLSNGNGSTVVNYGSIYISTLRLISFYGRAIYDYKGKYLLQATIRKDGSSAFGINNRWGMFPSVSAGWNIDRETFMENVSFVDNLKLRAGYGVSGNSVGFDAYTARLVYGAQSGSYFYSNGKWLTAIGPTQNDNPNLKWERTATLNIGLDFSLFKNKVSGSIDVYNKKTTDLIAPYSVSTTQYPFNVLTANVGAMTNKGIEFTLNTTPVKTKNFSWNTAINLSHNKNEITSISNDLFQANEFYTANVGGRGQSGALGYQIIREGLPLGSFYTLRYAGKDANGKSMFYDKAGNASTANTGFENFEVTGSAQPKLLYGWNNTFRYKQFDFNFFIRGVYGNKILNATLADMTAPIYAFQTNIAKEALTESINDDKAQFVSDRYLESGSYLRLDNATLGYTFKLTGTKSLRLYASGNNLFIITKYKGVDPEISMAGQTPGIDYRNFYPKTRSAIFGLNFNL
- a CDS encoding RagB/SusD family nutrient uptake outer membrane protein, whose protein sequence is MEKSVNSPTKTQFLNEIRTMRALYYFYVMDMFGNVPITSFGTSESPKQASRAEVFSYIEKELLAVSEGLSAPTTVTAEYYGRPTKWMAYALLQKLYINAEQYIGKPMYAESITYGDKIINGTAMALVGDYNTLFSPTNGANTETIFAAIYDSNYSAGNAITRYTLHATLRAKYNLPFSPSNAQCTLKEFYDTFNLPGDIRNATWLAGKQFLADGTTPILNGSTQLNFTPEIVLTNTETMDVGAEVNGISRGVRSIKFYPDPNTNSSTRFQNNDMPIFRLADVYLLKAEALLRTSGSTTEALKLVNKVRVRAKAAEVTAITLDGILEERGRELAWEGWRRNDLIRFGKYQGKWGFKAGNEGAYRDIFPIPATEIVLNKNLKQNAGY
- a CDS encoding metallophosphoesterase; translation: MKRRDFVKGTALSAIGASVLSPLQSLAEMQQTHLESDDVAPRNELKDDYPLHFMAVGDWGRNGADHQKHVAVQMGKWATENPNDFIISLGDNFYPKGVTSEHDPLWHYSFENIYTDFALQWDWYPILGNHDYISDPDAQVRYSKISRRWKMPARYYSKEVPIKGGGKVLMVYIDTCPLIPEFHESEQYKPWVQDQQPEKQLAWLDETLKNAGPDVKWKMVMGHHPIYTVGPRIKNYDTLAVRKVLAGIFERNEVDVYLSGHDHSLQHLTTGGYTHQFISGAGSEVTPVSSGIHYSKFEASTYGFMYFSIDQNRLNAKIIDHTGKNIYETTLRKT
- a CDS encoding glycosyltransferase family 39 protein, with protein sequence MKLAKFPLKVWLLLIFMAIIKIAVATSINLGNDEVYYWTYALKLQWNYFDHPPLVAWLIRASTLNLSQHYELTVRLGAIISSSICTLIIFRIGTLLNNQRVGWYATLLYSSSFYCSIIAGTFILPDSPQMVFWLWAVYLLLKINRSIAAGEKNLRDWCWFGMMVGLALLCKVHSVFLLLAMALLILFKHPRLIGYIGIYIAVSIACIFFLPVLLWNFHHGFITYSYHSERVNIFHTGINVLSFLREISGEIFYNNPINFALVWVAVLSPGYNQNRLQQQEKQILLFCAIPLMLTLIVLSLFRDTLPHWSGPAYASLIPLAALKLEQWSKARIRLWIGISAGCFFIVITTGLLVINYYPGIFSANKDNLSFGKGDPTLDLYGWKETGKIIDSVYQNENQAGKKRIKTIIITKWFPAAHLDFYVCHGTALETYGMGDTRDLHQYVFSNQDKHKPRYGEDAAYILPSNLFDEAVLEKIKKGYAHCYPPIAVPIYRNGAICKYILIFRLENYQGKL
- a CDS encoding phosphatase PAP2 family protein, with translation MIKRIKRLPLYFTGLALILLLAAIICCSLTKAECFFALNSYHSPFLDLFFSLLTNFGDGLLSILLGIVLLITKKRKKAITLLLAYAYSSLLAQILKKIFDQPRPRLYLEQLKLDYTNFVTGINLHDHHSFPSGHTTSAFAMATVLVLVHKKSKISVPCLLLATAIGYSRIYLAQHFLLDVLCGAMIGLFGALLAYNQVYIQKLFRPAKAIRRLKRLRTAEPRLQ
- a CDS encoding sulfatase, producing MKKLTRIFYILCFMVLQLNISVAQQKPNILIIISDDHAYQAIGAYGAKIAKTPNIDRIAKEGAIFNKAYVTNSICGPSRAVILTGKYSHKNGFRDNVNYKFDGSQNEFVKDLRQAGYQTGWIGKWHLESTPQGFDYYKILPGQGQYYNPDFIGMDGKTEHIEGYASNVIEDQVEKYLDGRDQSKPFCLVVGHKATHRTWIPDTCDMGMYDKVDFPLPANFYDDYTNREAAKIQDMSISKTMQMSYDLKMLSYSKNGREPSVDRMNANQRAKFDAYYKPIDADLQSRNLSGKALTEWKYQHYMRDYLSTAASLDRNIGRALDYLDKHNLTKNTIVIYLSDQGFYLGEHGWFDKRWIYEESFRTPMVMRYPGVVKPGTKSNNYVLNMDIAPTVLEAAGVTIPKDIQGESFLPLLNGKKAKGRDAIYYHYYENGEHSVSPHFGIKTKRYKLIRFYTRVNNWELYDLQSDPGENTNIFGKKGYEKISADLMVQLKKQIDKYEDTEAGKILATPLAPH
- a CDS encoding glycoside hydrolase family 105 protein, yielding MRKILFLFLCSYVVSVQAQSLKPDSIFAQMKNVADWQWKTLETNGWKNPKKDWTSGAMYTGMMAFAKLANTDTYYQKLIQVGEDNKWKIGHYRHFADDYCVGQLYSELYSIYKRPEYIADFKSLADSVVILPHTESLEWKKSIQLREWAWCDALFMGPPALAYLTQATGDAKYLDKASELWWKSTAYLYDKDERLFYRDSRYFDKKEKNGAKVFWGRGNGWVIAGLVRLLSTMPQSHRDYKRFVKLYKAMSGRLAKLQQADGTWHASLLDPESYPSKETSGTGFITYAMAWGVNNKLLPYRKYKTTLDKAWAALSTSVHPDGKLGYVQAQGQPLIKWGMMIPMCTV